Within the Kineosporia sp. NBRC 101731 genome, the region CGGGCCCGGGAGATTCTGCAAGCTGACGGGATCGCCACCCGGGTGGTGTCCATGCCGTGCCGAGAATGGTTCGAGACTGAACCGCAGGCCTATCGAGATCTGGTCCTGCCGCCCTCCGTACGGGCCCGTGTCAGCGTCGAGGCCGCGGTGGGACAGGGTTGGCGCGATATCGTCGGAGACGCAGGGCAGATCGTCAGCCTCGAGCACTTCGGTGCCTCGGCCGACGCCGCAAGGCTCTACCAGGAATTCGGTATCACTCCCGACGCCGTTGTCCGAGCAGCTCACCGCAGCCTGGCACAGGCCGCACAGGGCTGGGATTCGTCTCCTCCCGGAGGTGACCGGAATACCTCGGCCCCCACGAGCACCGGTACCGGCGACCGCGGATGAGTCCCCTGCTGTGCGCTGTAGACCAGGAGATGTCGGTTCGCACGCTCAGGACCGGGGGTCTTGCCCGGGCAGCCGGACGGTGAACGTGGTTCCTGCATCCAGCGTGCTGTCCACGGTGATCGTGCCCCCGTGGGCCTGGGTGATCTGCCGGGCGATGGCCAGGCCCAGCCCGCTGCCGCCGGTGGCCCGGGTGCGGGAGGTGTCGGCCCGCCAGAACCGGTCGAACACCTTCGGCAGGTGCTCCGGCGCGATGCCGGTGCCGGTGTCCCGCACGGTGAGGATCACGACGCCGGGCTCGGCCCGGGCGCTCAGCGTCACCGAGCCACCGGCGGGGGTGTGGCGGATCGCGTTCGACACCAGATTGCCGACGAGCTGACGCAGTCGCACCGGGTCGGCGCTCAGCGGGGGGGTCGTCCGGGCATCGACGGCCAGGACAACCCCGGCATTCTCGGCCGCGCTCAGGTGGGCGTCCAGCACCTGGTCCAGGACGTCCTGGGGGTCGGTCGGTTCGGGGTGCAGGCGCAGGGTGCCCGCGTCGGCCGCGGCCAGATCGGCCAGGTCGTCGATGATGTGCTGCAGCAGCAGGGTCTCGTCGTGCAGCAGGTCGACCAGTTGCCGGTCGGTGCTGGTCAGGCCGTCCTGGGCGGATTCCAGCCAGCTGCGGATATTGGTCAGCGGGTTGCGCAGCTCGTGGGCGACGTCGCCGACCATCGCCCGGCGTTGTGCCTCGGCCTGGTCTCGGCGCTGCGTGGCCTGGTTCAGAGCGGTGGCCAGGTAGCCGATCTCGTCGCGGGTGGAGATGGTGACGGGTTCCTGGGCGGCGGCCGCCTCGGTCAGCGCCCGCAGCGGCCGCACCAGCCGACGGCCGACCAGCACGGTGACAGCGATCGTCACCAGCAGCACGAGCCCGGTGACGGTGGCGATCCGGATGACGTTGGCGCGGGAGAGGGTGAAGGTCGGCCGGTTCAGGCCGGTGTCCGGATCGGTGACGAACAGCAGTGCGGCCGGTGCCGTGTACGGCTCCAGCTGGGTGCGGCGGGCCCGGGCCAGGCAGCGGAGCGCCGCGGCGTCACCGTTGATGCCGACCCAGGTCTGCAGCTGCTCGGCCAGGGATCCCGACCCCAGGTCCGCCGGCGCCGAGGCGAGAGTCTTGCGGGGATCCGGCACGCACCGGCCGGCCAGCTGCGTCAGCTGGCCCAGCGCCTGGCGTTCGGTCTTCACCAGTGGGCTGGTGATCTGCTGCTGGCAGGCGGTGAGCACGCTCTCGTAGCCGTTGACCGTGACGACGGGAC harbors:
- a CDS encoding HAMP domain-containing sensor histidine kinase is translated as MSRVPLRHRLVTRLLATSIVVAVLAVAATAWLATRTVSQAIRQEQGRSLSDEKALYDALIGYAATHRDWSGVGALLTEQSATLSRRVTLTTEDRQVIADSSSTPGPSLATAQPSATVDPLRLDATLTGSTESIDPRAVGPFRITPAQASSLRTYAQDQLACAERSGAQGKITTAPSGRPVVTVNGYESVLTACQQQITSPLVKTERQALGQLTQLAGRCVPDPRKTLASAPADLGSGSLAEQLQTWVGINGDAAALRCLARARRTQLEPYTAPAALLFVTDPDTGLNRPTFTLSRANVIRIATVTGLVLLVTIAVTVLVGRRLVRPLRALTEAAAAQEPVTISTRDEIGYLATALNQATQRRDQAEAQRRAMVGDVAHELRNPLTNIRSWLESAQDGLTSTDRQLVDLLHDETLLLQHIIDDLADLAAADAGTLRLHPEPTDPQDVLDQVLDAHLSAAENAGVVLAVDARTTPPLSADPVRLRQLVGNLVSNAIRHTPAGGSVTLSARAEPGVVILTVRDTGTGIAPEHLPKVFDRFWRADTSRTRATGGSGLGLAIARQITQAHGGTITVDSTLDAGTTFTVRLPGQDPRS